In a genomic window of Sulfurisphaera tokodaii str. 7:
- the ilvD gene encoding dihydroxy-acid dehydratase yields MNPDKKKRSNLIYGGYEKAPNRAFLKAMGLTDDDIAKPIVGVAVAWNEAGPCNIHLLGLSNIVKEGVRSGGGTPRVFTAPVVIDGIAMGSEGMKYSLVSREIVANTVELVVNAHGYDGFVALAGCDKTPPGMMMAMARLNIPSIIMYGGTTLPGNFKGKPITIQDVYEAVGAYSKGKITAEDLRLMEDNAIPGPGTCGGLYTANTMGLMTEALGLALPGSASPPAVDSARVKYAYETGKALMNLIEIGLKPRDILTFEAFENAITVLMASGGSTNAVLHLLAIAYEAGVKLTLDDFDRISQRTPEIVNMKPGGEYAMYDLHRVGGAPLIMKKLLEADLLHGDVITVTGKTVKQNLEEYKLPNVPHEHIVRPISNPFNPTGGIRILKGSLAPEGAVIKVSATKVRYHKGPARVFNSEEEAFKAVLEEKIQENDVVVIRYEGPKGGPGMREMLAVTSAIVGQGLGEKVALITDGRFSGATRGIMVGHVAPEAAVGGPIALLRDGDTIIIDANNGRLDVDLPQEELKKRADEWTPPPPKYKSGLLAQYARLVSSSSLGAVLLT; encoded by the coding sequence ATGAATCCCGACAAGAAAAAAAGGTCAAATCTAATTTATGGAGGTTACGAAAAAGCCCCTAATAGAGCATTTCTAAAAGCTATGGGTTTAACAGATGATGATATTGCAAAACCAATAGTTGGAGTTGCGGTAGCTTGGAATGAAGCAGGACCTTGTAATATTCATTTGCTTGGTCTCTCAAATATTGTTAAAGAAGGAGTAAGAAGTGGAGGAGGTACTCCTAGAGTTTTTACAGCCCCAGTGGTTATAGACGGAATTGCAATGGGAAGTGAAGGTATGAAATATTCCCTCGTAAGTAGGGAAATTGTTGCTAACACTGTAGAATTGGTAGTTAACGCACACGGATACGATGGTTTTGTTGCTTTAGCTGGCTGTGATAAAACTCCACCAGGCATGATGATGGCTATGGCTAGACTAAATATACCATCTATTATAATGTACGGGGGAACTACATTACCAGGTAATTTTAAGGGAAAACCAATAACAATACAAGATGTTTATGAAGCAGTTGGTGCTTATTCTAAAGGTAAGATAACAGCAGAAGATTTAAGATTAATGGAGGATAATGCGATCCCTGGACCAGGTACTTGTGGAGGATTATATACTGCGAATACTATGGGCTTAATGACTGAAGCATTAGGTCTAGCTTTACCCGGTAGTGCTTCTCCACCAGCAGTAGATTCAGCAAGAGTAAAGTATGCTTACGAAACTGGTAAAGCACTAATGAATTTAATTGAAATAGGACTAAAACCGAGGGATATACTTACTTTCGAAGCTTTTGAAAACGCAATAACAGTACTGATGGCTAGTGGAGGTTCAACAAATGCAGTTCTTCATTTATTAGCAATAGCTTATGAGGCTGGAGTAAAGCTTACACTAGACGATTTTGATAGGATTAGCCAGAGGACACCAGAAATAGTGAATATGAAACCTGGTGGAGAATATGCAATGTATGATTTACATAGGGTTGGAGGCGCGCCACTAATTATGAAAAAATTATTAGAAGCTGATTTACTTCATGGTGATGTAATAACTGTTACTGGTAAAACAGTAAAACAAAACTTAGAAGAATATAAGTTACCAAATGTTCCGCACGAACATATAGTAAGACCAATCTCAAACCCATTTAATCCTACTGGCGGAATAAGAATACTTAAAGGATCTTTAGCCCCTGAAGGTGCTGTAATTAAAGTCTCAGCTACTAAAGTTAGGTATCATAAGGGACCAGCTAGAGTTTTCAATTCAGAAGAAGAGGCTTTTAAAGCGGTTCTAGAAGAAAAAATCCAAGAAAATGACGTTGTAGTTATTAGATATGAGGGACCTAAAGGAGGTCCAGGAATGAGAGAAATGCTAGCAGTTACCAGTGCTATTGTAGGTCAAGGTTTGGGAGAAAAAGTAGCCTTAATAACTGATGGTAGATTCTCTGGAGCAACTAGAGGAATTATGGTAGGACACGTCGCACCAGAAGCTGCAGTAGGAGGACCTATTGCATTACTAAGAGATGGTGACACAATAATTATCGATGCAAACAATGGAAGATTGGATGTAGATCTACCACAAGAAGAGTTAAAGAAAAGAGCAGATGAATGGACGCCGCCACCACCTAAGTATAAAAGTGGTCTTCTAGCTCAATACGCTAGACTTGTATCGTCTTCGTCACTAGGAGCCGTTCTTTTAACTTAA
- a CDS encoding S53 family peptidase: protein MWSLLFLILIISSSLALPIYLQPQVSSQIPSNQLVNVAIVLPPKNLGLLQIYVQQHKIVNQSQLISLFIPNATINKIVSILKYNGINPQVTLNVISFQAKAGVIEKLFNGEFVTTTILGKKIYYFVSEGSSSFPGIVLATNLTSLFLSKPNNLVNITQAVAYNMVTPIEIQKAYNITYLLNRGINGSGVNIGILDFEGDPYIYQQLQDFDSIYGLPNPPLFKIVPIGPYNPNDGIASGWALEISLDVEYAHAAAPDAGIILYVANPAISIPQAIAYIDQQDEVSVVSQSWGIPEIYFLLGLLPMSYLQAMIYEYWLGEAEGITFIAASGDAGGNGYNFFLSPLGSTIVPSSIPYVLSVGGSTLYISGNESYQTAWSGESIFGSTTGGYSAIFPSPPYQGLKGYRITPDIVADANPYSGVPIVYYYNTTYLVGGTSLATPIVAGIIALATQVHGRLGFINPLIYALNGTKAIVPINVGYNTPYEANESLNPVTGLGYINAGYFVNLLKKPLISLSLAVQNTTYLLNQEIQVVAYLKGASSYPSSITAYVYNGTSVVFSFPLIYNGSAYVGKISIDKSGVYEIYASYDNTYGFTYIIVGYQAVFIFPIVAIYPVPTSIPVLVMITYPNGTLVSSYNSTTLLVYKENQIDGSLSQVGSARLNNLPVVNISQLGISIKFKSGILEGYINLTSSKFGGVYVLSVNNTIGLDEIVLGMYIVPAVIPNSFTEPTSIYSGENITIEVLVESLGLPNITVSFIKDGKVYYSTQINSILYNGASYYIAQISVPRLPDGYYTIEAYGEYSNGSYVTYGAGYTQIYVSSQKLILNASISSVAFENSSVIVKAKIYYPNGTPVKFGIFSAIFVPNYLMSQLDNLEISYSVSLSYKNGEWIGNFTIPEGSYDNSGLTIDELAGVWNVYLVGISSNGIPLPFNSSLNYNTLNIEPTSTGLSFLVLPYNYVPQFNGNYAYHIYAPKAVIENKTVILIDSIIENLTAINSVIYSYNTQIYHATLINSKIENITKVSANIQNVEVVNSTNITRPTITSTESNTTVSLPNYGDAFIIEFIIAIVINAIVVTLFVITDRNKR, encoded by the coding sequence ATGTGGTCATTATTATTTTTAATTTTAATAATCTCATCCTCACTAGCACTTCCTATTTATCTTCAACCGCAAGTATCGTCACAAATACCTAGCAATCAGCTAGTTAATGTAGCAATTGTTTTGCCTCCTAAAAATCTAGGATTACTTCAAATTTATGTGCAGCAGCATAAAATTGTAAATCAATCGCAACTCATTTCTCTATTTATTCCTAATGCTACAATAAATAAAATAGTTAGTATACTAAAGTATAATGGAATAAATCCACAAGTCACATTAAATGTTATTTCTTTTCAAGCTAAGGCTGGGGTAATAGAAAAATTGTTTAATGGCGAATTTGTTACAACTACTATCCTAGGCAAAAAGATTTACTATTTTGTAAGTGAAGGTTCTTCCTCTTTTCCAGGAATCGTTTTAGCTACTAATTTAACGTCATTATTTCTATCAAAGCCTAATAACCTAGTAAATATAACTCAAGCAGTAGCTTATAATATGGTTACTCCCATAGAGATTCAGAAAGCTTACAACATAACTTACTTATTAAATAGAGGAATAAACGGTAGCGGAGTCAACATTGGAATCCTTGATTTCGAGGGAGATCCTTATATTTATCAACAACTTCAAGATTTTGATTCTATTTATGGATTACCTAATCCACCTTTGTTCAAGATAGTACCTATTGGTCCATATAATCCTAATGATGGTATTGCCAGTGGTTGGGCATTGGAAATTTCTTTAGATGTTGAATACGCTCACGCTGCTGCACCAGATGCTGGAATAATACTTTACGTTGCTAATCCGGCAATTTCAATACCTCAAGCTATAGCATATATTGATCAGCAAGACGAAGTAAGTGTTGTTTCCCAAAGCTGGGGTATTCCAGAAATTTATTTCTTATTAGGCTTGTTACCAATGTCATATTTACAAGCGATGATCTATGAATATTGGCTAGGAGAAGCTGAAGGAATAACTTTTATTGCAGCTTCTGGAGATGCCGGGGGTAATGGTTATAACTTCTTCTTAAGTCCTTTAGGATCAACAATAGTACCTTCTTCTATTCCGTATGTTTTATCTGTAGGGGGTTCAACATTATATATATCTGGTAATGAAAGTTATCAAACAGCCTGGAGTGGAGAAAGTATATTTGGTTCTACAACTGGTGGTTATAGTGCTATATTCCCTTCTCCTCCATATCAAGGGCTTAAAGGATATAGGATTACCCCAGATATAGTTGCTGATGCAAATCCATATTCTGGAGTACCTATAGTTTATTACTATAATACTACATACCTTGTTGGAGGAACTTCTTTAGCTACTCCTATAGTGGCTGGAATTATAGCTTTAGCTACTCAAGTTCATGGAAGGCTTGGTTTTATTAATCCTTTAATTTATGCTTTAAATGGAACTAAAGCTATTGTTCCAATTAATGTAGGATATAATACTCCATATGAAGCTAATGAAAGTTTAAATCCTGTCACTGGATTAGGATATATTAATGCAGGTTACTTCGTTAACCTATTGAAGAAACCTTTGATTTCATTATCATTAGCTGTTCAAAATACTACATATTTACTGAATCAGGAAATTCAAGTAGTAGCTTATCTTAAGGGAGCTTCATCATACCCGTCAAGTATAACTGCATATGTGTATAATGGGACATCCGTAGTATTTTCATTTCCTCTTATTTATAACGGTTCTGCTTATGTTGGGAAAATTAGCATAGATAAATCTGGTGTATATGAAATCTACGCGAGTTACGATAATACTTACGGTTTTACCTATATTATTGTAGGTTATCAAGCAGTTTTTATATTTCCGATAGTTGCAATCTATCCTGTACCGACTAGCATACCAGTATTAGTTATGATAACTTATCCTAATGGTACTTTAGTCTCTTCATATAACTCTACTACTTTACTGGTCTATAAGGAGAATCAAATAGATGGTTCATTATCTCAAGTTGGTAGTGCTCGTTTAAATAATCTGCCAGTTGTTAATATTTCCCAGTTAGGCATATCAATTAAATTTAAATCTGGAATATTAGAAGGTTATATAAACTTAACGAGTAGTAAATTTGGAGGAGTTTATGTTTTATCTGTTAACAATACCATAGGGCTGGATGAAATAGTCCTAGGGATGTATATTGTACCAGCAGTCATTCCTAATTCCTTTACAGAACCTACTTCTATTTATAGCGGAGAAAATATAACGATTGAAGTGTTAGTTGAAAGTTTAGGATTGCCTAACATAACTGTCTCATTTATTAAGGATGGAAAAGTTTATTACAGCACACAAATTAATTCTATCCTTTATAATGGTGCTTCATATTATATTGCACAAATATCTGTACCTAGATTGCCTGATGGATATTATACTATTGAGGCATATGGTGAATACAGTAATGGGTCTTATGTGACTTACGGTGCCGGATATACTCAAATTTATGTTAGTAGTCAAAAATTGATTTTGAATGCATCAATAAGCTCTGTGGCTTTTGAAAATAGCAGTGTAATTGTAAAAGCTAAAATATATTATCCTAATGGGACTCCAGTAAAGTTTGGTATATTTAGCGCTATATTTGTTCCTAATTATCTTATGAGTCAGCTAGACAATTTAGAGATTTCATACTCAGTAAGTTTAAGTTACAAAAATGGTGAGTGGATAGGTAATTTCACAATCCCAGAGGGAAGTTATGATAATTCTGGGTTAACTATAGACGAATTAGCCGGTGTATGGAATGTATATCTTGTTGGTATATCATCGAATGGTATTCCATTGCCTTTTAATTCAAGTTTGAATTATAATACATTAAATATAGAGCCAACATCCACTGGCTTATCATTCTTAGTTTTGCCATATAATTATGTTCCGCAATTTAATGGAAATTATGCATACCATATTTATGCACCTAAAGCAGTAATTGAAAATAAGACTGTAATATTAATCGATTCCATAATAGAAAATTTAACTGCAATAAACTCTGTAATATATTCTTATAATACTCAAATATATCATGCCACTTTAATTAATTCTAAAATAGAGAATATAACAAAAGTCTCAGCAAATATACAAAATGTAGAAGTCGTAAACTCTACTAATATTACTAGGCCAACAATTACCTCAACTGAAAGTAATACTACTGTTAGCCTACCGAATTATGGAGACGCGTTCATTATAGAATTTATTATAGCTATTGTAATTAATGCCATTGTGGTTACATTATTCGTTATTACAGATAGAAATAAAAGATAG
- the asd gene encoding aspartate-semialdehyde dehydrogenase, giving the protein MRRTLKAAILGATGLVGIEYVRMLSNHPYIKPAYLAGKGSVGKPYGEVVRWQTVGQVPKEIADMEIKPTDPKLMDDVDIIFSPLPQGAAGPVEEQFAKEGFPVISNSPDHRFDPDVPLLVPELNPHTISLIDEQRKRREWKGFIVTTPLCTAQGAAIPLGAIFKDYKMDGAFITTIQSLSGAGYPGIPSLDVVDNILPLGDGYDAKTIKEIFRILSEVKRNVDEPKLEDVSLAATTHRIATIHGHYEVLYVSFKEETAAEKVKETLENFRGEPQDLKLPTAPSKPIIVMNEDTRPQVYFDRWAGDIPGMSVVVGRLKQVNKRMIRLVSLIHNTVRGAAGGGILAAELLVEKGYIEK; this is encoded by the coding sequence ATGAGGAGAACATTAAAAGCCGCAATATTAGGTGCTACTGGTTTAGTAGGAATCGAATACGTAAGAATGCTATCAAATCATCCTTATATTAAACCAGCATATTTAGCTGGAAAAGGTTCAGTGGGTAAACCGTATGGTGAGGTAGTAAGATGGCAAACAGTAGGACAAGTTCCTAAGGAAATAGCTGATATGGAAATAAAACCAACTGATCCTAAGTTAATGGATGATGTAGACATAATATTTTCTCCATTACCTCAAGGTGCTGCTGGCCCAGTAGAAGAACAATTTGCAAAAGAAGGATTCCCTGTGATTAGTAATTCACCAGATCATAGATTTGATCCTGATGTTCCCTTATTGGTTCCTGAACTAAATCCTCATACTATTAGCTTAATTGATGAGCAAAGAAAAAGAAGAGAATGGAAAGGATTTATAGTAACTACACCACTATGCACAGCCCAGGGTGCAGCAATACCATTAGGTGCTATATTTAAAGATTATAAGATGGATGGAGCATTTATAACTACTATTCAATCGCTATCTGGTGCCGGTTATCCAGGAATACCATCATTAGATGTAGTAGATAATATCTTGCCTTTAGGTGATGGATACGATGCCAAGACGATAAAAGAGATCTTCAGAATTTTAAGCGAAGTTAAGAGAAATGTAGATGAACCTAAATTAGAAGATGTAAGCTTAGCAGCAACAACTCATAGAATAGCTACTATACATGGTCATTATGAAGTACTATATGTATCGTTCAAAGAGGAAACTGCTGCTGAAAAAGTTAAGGAGACTTTAGAAAACTTTAGAGGGGAACCACAAGATCTAAAATTACCAACTGCACCTTCAAAGCCAATTATCGTTATGAATGAGGATACAAGACCTCAAGTCTATTTTGATAGATGGGCTGGGGATATTCCAGGAATGAGTGTAGTTGTAGGTAGATTAAAGCAAGTGAATAAGAGAATGATAAGGTTAGTATCATTAATTCATAACACGGTCAGAGGAGCCGCAGGAGGAGGTATATTAGCAGCTGAATTACTTGTCGAAAAAGGATATATTGAAAAGTAA
- a CDS encoding MBL fold metallo-hydrolase, with product MRVHEPNIIFEDDKHKFIWLGLDESENEKGILTNQYLIVHEGKGYLLDPGGYFVFERVYQNVTRFVKPENIVTILYSHQDPDVIGSLNLWVDLAPNATFYVSALWERFLPHLGAELKGRIVDIPDEGMSIDFIRAIPAHFMHSPGNFHYYDTYAKIYFSGDLGAAIFKDKWYLFVEDFESHIKLMEPFHRRYIASKKAIDIWLKKIEGLEINVIAPQHGAIFEGENAKKFIQWLRNLDKVGLDLME from the coding sequence ATGAGAGTTCATGAACCAAATATAATATTTGAAGATGATAAACACAAATTTATTTGGTTAGGTTTAGATGAAAGTGAAAATGAAAAAGGCATACTAACTAATCAATATTTAATTGTTCATGAAGGTAAGGGATATCTTCTTGATCCTGGTGGATATTTTGTCTTTGAAAGAGTATACCAAAATGTCACAAGATTTGTGAAACCAGAAAATATAGTAACAATACTATATAGTCATCAAGATCCTGATGTAATTGGAAGTTTAAATCTTTGGGTTGACTTAGCACCAAATGCTACTTTCTATGTATCTGCATTGTGGGAAAGATTCTTACCACATTTAGGTGCTGAATTAAAAGGAAGAATAGTTGATATACCAGATGAGGGCATGAGTATAGATTTTATAAGAGCTATACCAGCTCATTTTATGCATTCACCGGGTAATTTCCATTATTATGATACTTATGCAAAAATATATTTCTCTGGAGATTTAGGTGCTGCAATATTTAAAGACAAGTGGTATTTATTTGTAGAAGATTTTGAGTCTCACATTAAATTAATGGAACCATTCCATAGAAGATATATAGCATCAAAAAAGGCTATAGATATTTGGTTAAAGAAAATTGAAGGACTTGAGATAAATGTTATAGCCCCACAACATGGTGCTATATTTGAAGGAGAAAACGCTAAGAAGTTCATTCAATGGTTAAGAAATTTAGATAAGGTTGGGTTAGATTTAATGGAATAA
- a CDS encoding NADP-dependent isocitrate dehydrogenase produces the protein MLYKEPEDGEKIKFDKGKWIVPNKPVILYIEGDGIGPEITNAAIKVINKAVERAYGSSREIKWLEVYAGEKAEKLVNDRFPKETQEMLLKYRVVLKGPLETPIGKGWKSVNVAIRLMLDLYANIRPVKYIEGLESPLKHPEKVDMIIFRENTDDLYRGIEYPFNSEEAKKIRDFLRKELKVEIEDDTGIGIKVMSKYKTQRITRLAIQYAIEHKRKKVTIMHKGNVMKYTEGAFREWAYEVALKEYRDFIVTEEEINQGKPDQGKIILNDRIADNMFQQIIIRPEEYDIILAPNVNGDYISDAAGALIGNIGMLGGANIGDEGGMFEAIHGTAPKYAGKNVANPTGIIKAGELMLRWMGWNEAADLIEKAINMAIRDKKVTQDIARFMGVKALGTKEYADELIKIMDTI, from the coding sequence ATGTTATACAAAGAACCCGAGGATGGAGAAAAAATCAAATTCGATAAGGGAAAATGGATAGTACCAAATAAACCCGTGATTTTATATATAGAAGGAGATGGAATAGGTCCAGAGATAACTAACGCTGCAATAAAGGTGATTAATAAAGCTGTAGAAAGAGCTTATGGTAGCTCTAGAGAGATAAAATGGTTAGAAGTTTATGCTGGTGAAAAAGCTGAAAAATTAGTTAATGATAGATTTCCAAAAGAAACTCAAGAGATGTTACTTAAATATAGAGTAGTTCTTAAAGGTCCATTAGAAACTCCAATAGGAAAAGGATGGAAATCTGTTAATGTAGCTATTAGATTAATGCTTGACTTATACGCAAATATAAGACCAGTAAAATATATTGAGGGACTAGAAAGCCCCCTAAAACATCCCGAAAAAGTAGATATGATAATTTTTAGAGAAAATACTGATGATCTATATAGAGGAATAGAATATCCATTTAATAGTGAGGAGGCTAAAAAAATTAGAGACTTTCTAAGAAAAGAACTAAAAGTAGAAATAGAAGACGATACCGGAATAGGGATAAAGGTAATGAGTAAATATAAAACTCAAAGAATTACTAGGTTAGCAATACAGTATGCAATAGAACATAAAAGGAAAAAGGTTACTATTATGCATAAAGGTAATGTTATGAAATATACAGAAGGAGCTTTTAGAGAATGGGCATATGAAGTTGCTCTAAAAGAATATCGTGATTTTATAGTTACGGAAGAAGAAATAAACCAGGGTAAACCAGATCAAGGTAAAATAATTCTAAATGATAGAATTGCTGATAATATGTTCCAACAAATAATAATAAGACCAGAAGAATATGATATAATTTTAGCACCAAACGTAAACGGTGACTATATTTCTGATGCGGCCGGTGCATTAATCGGCAATATTGGAATGCTAGGAGGAGCTAATATTGGCGACGAGGGAGGAATGTTTGAAGCTATTCATGGTACAGCACCAAAGTATGCTGGCAAAAATGTAGCTAACCCAACAGGAATTATAAAAGCTGGAGAATTGATGCTAAGATGGATGGGATGGAATGAAGCTGCTGACTTAATAGAAAAAGCTATTAATATGGCAATAAGAGACAAGAAAGTTACACAGGATATTGCTAGGTTTATGGGAGTAAAAGCATTAGGTACCAAAGAGTACGCAGATGAACTAATAAAGATAATGGACACAATTTGA
- a CDS encoding radical SAM protein — MKLERVKEPIPLIGHIAFGIIDRGTNVLQVRPFSNCPMSCIFCSVDAGPNSRSRVTEYIVDADHLINWVNYVVDRKIHQVSILIDGVGEPILHPDIVKIVKGIKENRKVFEVAIETHGLPLNERLIKGLANAGLDRINLSLDSLDENKAKYLSGHKGYNVSKILKMIDLALNEGLKIMLTPVWIKGMNDEDIINLVKFGKEKGLSFGIQKYVAHPRGRKVGKEVGWKEFKEFLSKIGEMLDVNLFLSPSQFKVFPDVRLGPVMDVGEKVVGEVVLDGWMKNEVIITARGRVITVVGVSDVPKGISLKVKISRNKDEIYLARLS, encoded by the coding sequence GTGAAATTAGAGAGAGTTAAAGAACCAATTCCTCTTATTGGGCATATAGCTTTTGGCATAATTGACCGTGGTACTAACGTTCTTCAAGTTCGTCCATTTAGCAATTGCCCAATGTCTTGTATATTTTGTTCAGTAGATGCTGGTCCTAATTCTAGATCGAGAGTGACTGAGTATATTGTAGATGCTGACCATTTAATTAATTGGGTTAATTATGTTGTTGATAGAAAAATTCATCAAGTATCAATTTTAATTGATGGTGTGGGTGAACCTATATTACATCCAGATATTGTGAAAATTGTAAAAGGAATAAAGGAAAATAGGAAAGTATTTGAGGTAGCAATTGAAACTCACGGTTTACCATTAAATGAGAGACTAATAAAAGGACTAGCTAATGCTGGACTAGATAGGATTAATCTTTCGTTAGATTCCTTAGATGAGAATAAGGCTAAATATCTTAGTGGTCATAAAGGTTATAATGTTTCTAAAATATTGAAAATGATAGATCTAGCATTAAATGAAGGGTTAAAGATTATGTTAACTCCAGTGTGGATTAAAGGAATGAATGATGAAGATATAATTAATCTTGTGAAGTTTGGAAAAGAGAAAGGACTATCTTTCGGAATTCAAAAATATGTTGCCCATCCTAGAGGAAGAAAGGTTGGTAAAGAGGTTGGTTGGAAAGAGTTCAAAGAATTTTTATCAAAAATTGGTGAAATGTTAGATGTCAATCTCTTTCTCTCTCCTTCTCAGTTCAAGGTATTTCCAGATGTTAGGCTAGGCCCAGTAATGGATGTTGGTGAGAAAGTAGTAGGAGAAGTTGTGCTGGATGGTTGGATGAAGAATGAGGTCATAATAACTGCTAGAGGAAGAGTTATTACAGTAGTTGGTGTTAGTGATGTTCCTAAGGGTATCTCATTAAAAGTTAAAATAAGTAGAAATAAGGATGAAATTTACTTAGCTAGGCTTAGCTAA
- a CDS encoding Cdc6/Cdc18 family protein produces MSIRDTLKGGKGEVIKDPRVFIDPLTVFKDIPFREDILKEVAVAVRYFVKSDVKFSTLFLGLTGTGKTFVARYMLNEIEEVKQEDSDYSKVKQAYVNCREVGGTPQAVLSALTERLTTDEVPKHGINLGEYIEKIKEELNGKKALVYLDEVDTLIKRRGGDIVLYQLLRADADISVIMISNDINIRDYMEPRVLSSLGPTVFFKPYDAEQLKHILSIYAEYGLYRGTYDDNILSYIAAISAKEHGDARKAVNLLFRAAQLASGEGFIRKDHVDRAIIEYEQERLIEAIKALPFHYKLALMATMDAEDVVTAHKIYSDLCNQYKQKPLSYRRFSDIISELDMFGIIKVKIINKGRAGGIRKYIEITDKDKIRKALEDTMNLGFEEQW; encoded by the coding sequence GTGTCAATTAGGGATACCTTGAAAGGTGGTAAAGGAGAAGTTATTAAGGATCCAAGGGTTTTCATAGATCCTTTAACTGTATTTAAAGACATACCCTTCAGAGAAGATATACTAAAAGAAGTCGCTGTTGCAGTTAGATATTTTGTGAAATCTGATGTTAAATTTTCTACGTTATTTTTAGGTCTTACTGGAACTGGTAAAACGTTTGTAGCCAGATATATGCTAAATGAGATAGAAGAGGTTAAACAAGAGGATTCTGATTATAGTAAAGTAAAACAAGCATATGTAAATTGTAGAGAGGTAGGTGGTACGCCTCAAGCTGTACTATCCGCTTTAACTGAGAGATTAACTACTGATGAAGTCCCAAAGCATGGCATAAACCTAGGAGAATATATAGAGAAGATTAAAGAAGAACTCAATGGAAAAAAAGCCTTAGTATACTTAGACGAAGTAGATACTCTTATAAAGAGACGTGGTGGTGATATTGTGCTTTATCAACTTTTAAGGGCTGATGCAGATATTTCGGTGATAATGATAAGCAATGATATAAATATAAGGGATTATATGGAACCAAGGGTTTTATCCTCTTTAGGACCTACTGTATTTTTTAAACCATATGATGCTGAGCAGCTTAAACATATATTGTCAATTTATGCAGAATACGGACTTTATAGGGGTACTTATGATGATAATATACTCTCATATATAGCTGCAATTTCAGCGAAAGAGCACGGGGATGCAAGAAAAGCAGTTAATTTATTATTTAGAGCAGCTCAATTGGCTTCTGGAGAAGGTTTTATTAGGAAAGATCATGTTGATAGAGCAATCATAGAATATGAACAAGAAAGACTAATTGAGGCCATTAAGGCTCTTCCATTCCATTATAAGTTAGCATTAATGGCAACTATGGATGCAGAGGATGTTGTAACTGCCCATAAAATTTATTCTGATTTATGTAATCAGTATAAACAAAAACCTCTTTCATATAGAAGATTTTCCGATATAATTTCTGAATTAGATATGTTTGGAATAATAAAAGTGAAGATTATTAATAAGGGTAGGGCTGGTGGTATAAGGAAATACATTGAAATTACTGATAAGGACAAGATTAGAAAGGCGTTAGAGGATACTATGAATTTAGGGTTTGAAGAACAATGGTAA
- a CDS encoding class I SAM-dependent methyltransferase — MEEYWLKIFESDLYINEMLKIWEEGEKWANWINEVIKKYGIKGRRVLDVPCGIGRVSYFLNKLGYSITGVDISEKMIKKAKENVKEGEFVRGDMRKLSEVIKEKYDVVINIFNSLGYYEEEDDLKILRELREVTSQEGIVIVNLENRDFVIYNKPEILHSFVPPYLIIDQNKFDPFTSRLHVLRTYIKDGKEVEKIEFSQRYYSLHEIVSLMKKAGFKIIDVFSGYSWEKFEINDPQMTLLAKPS, encoded by the coding sequence ATGGAAGAATATTGGCTTAAGATATTTGAATCTGACCTTTACATTAATGAAATGCTAAAAATATGGGAAGAGGGGGAGAAGTGGGCTAATTGGATTAATGAGGTCATAAAGAAATATGGTATAAAAGGTAGGAGAGTACTCGACGTACCATGTGGTATCGGTAGAGTTTCCTACTTTCTTAATAAACTAGGTTATAGTATTACCGGAGTAGATATTTCAGAAAAAATGATAAAAAAAGCTAAAGAAAATGTAAAAGAAGGAGAATTTGTAAGGGGTGACATGCGCAAATTAAGCGAAGTAATAAAGGAGAAATACGATGTTGTTATTAACATTTTTAATAGTCTTGGTTATTATGAAGAAGAAGATGATTTAAAAATTTTGAGAGAATTAAGGGAAGTTACCTCTCAAGAAGGAATAGTAATTGTTAACCTTGAAAATAGAGATTTTGTGATATATAACAAGCCTGAGATCCTTCATTCCTTTGTACCACCCTACTTAATAATTGATCAAAACAAGTTTGATCCATTTACTTCAAGACTACATGTACTAAGAACGTATATAAAAGATGGAAAAGAGGTCGAAAAAATAGAGTTCTCTCAAAGATATTATAGTCTCCACGAAATAGTAAGCTTAATGAAGAAGGCAGGGTTTAAAATAATCGATGTTTTTAGCGGTTATTCGTGGGAAAAATTCGAAATAAACGATCCGCAAATGACACTCTTAGCTAAGCCTAGCTAA